In the genome of Nitrospira japonica, one region contains:
- a CDS encoding DUF3015 family protein, whose amino-acid sequence MTPLFKGTIAFLLSASFWPATIAYSATTNPDTGPGCGLGRQLWEDWKGKKQIAPQLFMASTNVTGSYTFAITSGTSGCSNDGTIWDSQKAGLFIDINYANVMDDMARGGGEHLASLAALLGVTQEEESIFFSLVQREAFFAAHGEPALLLERLVAVRHDLSQRRMLAASATRE is encoded by the coding sequence GTGACCCCTCTGTTCAAAGGCACAATCGCATTTCTTCTCAGTGCAAGCTTTTGGCCGGCGACCATCGCCTATTCCGCTACCACCAATCCCGACACAGGACCCGGATGCGGGTTGGGAAGGCAATTGTGGGAAGATTGGAAAGGCAAGAAGCAGATCGCGCCCCAGCTGTTCATGGCATCCACGAATGTCACCGGTAGCTACACCTTCGCGATTACGTCCGGCACGTCGGGCTGCAGCAATGACGGCACCATTTGGGACAGCCAGAAGGCCGGCCTCTTCATCGACATCAACTATGCGAATGTCATGGACGATATGGCTCGAGGAGGCGGCGAGCACCTTGCCTCGCTGGCCGCCCTGTTGGGAGTCACTCAGGAGGAAGAATCGATTTTTTTCTCTCTCGTCCAACGCGAGGCTTTTTTCGCGGCGCATGGGGAGCCGGCTCTTCTCCTGGAACGGTTGGTGGCCGTCCGTCACGACCTGTCGCAGCGACGCATGCTGGCCGCATCCGCGACGAGGGAATAA
- a CDS encoding metallophosphoesterase family protein: protein MDVHVGIIADTHGLFDPALRRHFQGVDRIIHAGDIGDIAVIDELQRIAPVVAVSGNVDRGQAGKFPAETVIDLAGYRIAVRHVIYEGGKIRRDARRFLDRVEPDICIFGHTHKPCIEWIGRLLLFNPGSAGPRRFSLPRSLGLLTIRNDGREVVHVPLAGRAERPPSAEGRGAGGLRSNHVVQSHGRSIRARG, encoded by the coding sequence ATGGACGTTCACGTGGGGATCATAGCCGACACGCACGGCCTCTTCGACCCGGCTCTTCGAAGGCATTTTCAGGGAGTCGATCGCATCATCCATGCGGGCGACATCGGGGACATAGCCGTGATCGATGAACTGCAGCGGATCGCGCCGGTCGTCGCAGTGTCCGGAAACGTGGACAGGGGACAAGCCGGAAAATTTCCTGCGGAAACAGTGATCGACCTTGCCGGATACCGGATCGCCGTGCGGCACGTCATCTATGAGGGCGGGAAGATACGGCGGGACGCGCGGCGTTTTCTGGATCGTGTGGAGCCGGATATCTGCATCTTCGGCCACACGCACAAGCCGTGCATTGAATGGATCGGGCGCCTGCTGTTGTTCAATCCGGGGTCGGCAGGTCCGAGACGATTCAGTTTGCCGCGGTCCCTCGGCCTGCTGACGATCCGAAACGACGGTCGAGAGGTCGTGCACGTCCCGTTGGCCGGTCGGGCGGAACGCCCGCCCTCCGCCGAGGGACGAGGGGCAGGGGGCCTCCGGTCGAATCACGTCGTCCAATCACATGGCCGTTCGATCCGAGCGCGCGGGTAG
- a CDS encoding M48 family metallopeptidase has product MNPNALCFGSDYPATGLPCRVEVISIGIAVRFEDRSTDAQDDADTVPFDRLSLSAGGLNHDQLIIRYGSEADARVLYLNDPAVIHALRAAAPTAVTENLEATATAVRRKRHRRRISWFAASVLAVSLGTAVWFGSDLAVNLAVARIPVEWEQKLGEAAYQDFLGRQTVVKEGPAVDAVREMTRRLTDQISDDPYRFEVTVVRSDVVNAFALPGGYVVVFTGLLQKAESGEEVAGVLSHEFNHVLQRHGLERVVKQIGLTAVLSILLGDQQGLIGLTRQISGELLTLKFGRAQETEADVTGLRLLRKAKIDSNGLVRFFERMAEQQGDPIEMLSTHPMSAARVERLKAEMATLPKQTVEPFTFDWKQVQGSLSVSR; this is encoded by the coding sequence ATGAATCCCAATGCCCTCTGCTTCGGATCCGACTATCCCGCCACGGGTTTGCCGTGCCGCGTCGAGGTGATTTCCATCGGCATTGCAGTCCGGTTCGAAGACCGATCAACCGATGCGCAGGACGATGCGGACACGGTGCCGTTCGACAGGCTGTCCCTCTCGGCGGGCGGGCTCAATCACGATCAACTCATTATCCGGTACGGATCCGAGGCGGATGCGCGCGTGTTGTATCTGAACGACCCTGCCGTCATTCACGCTCTTCGAGCCGCCGCGCCGACTGCTGTGACCGAAAATCTGGAAGCGACGGCTACCGCGGTTCGGCGGAAACGACATAGGCGGCGGATCTCCTGGTTCGCCGCGAGTGTGCTGGCGGTATCTCTTGGAACGGCTGTATGGTTCGGTTCGGATCTCGCCGTGAATCTGGCGGTCGCCCGTATCCCGGTGGAATGGGAGCAGAAACTTGGCGAGGCCGCATATCAAGATTTTCTCGGACGCCAGACGGTGGTGAAGGAGGGACCGGCCGTCGACGCAGTCAGGGAAATGACCCGCCGCTTGACGGATCAGATATCCGACGACCCGTACCGTTTCGAAGTGACCGTCGTCAGGAGCGATGTCGTCAACGCGTTCGCGCTCCCGGGTGGTTATGTGGTGGTATTCACGGGCCTCCTTCAGAAAGCGGAGAGCGGAGAGGAGGTCGCCGGTGTCCTCAGTCATGAATTCAATCACGTCCTCCAGCGTCACGGGTTGGAGCGGGTTGTGAAGCAGATCGGATTGACGGCGGTGCTGTCGATCCTGCTGGGCGACCAGCAGGGCCTGATCGGTTTGACGAGACAGATCAGCGGAGAACTCCTCACGCTCAAGTTCGGCCGCGCGCAGGAGACCGAAGCCGACGTGACCGGCCTGCGACTGCTCCGGAAGGCCAAGATCGATTCGAACGGGCTCGTGCGATTCTTTGAGCGCATGGCCGAACAGCAGGGCGATCCGATCGAAATGCTGTCGACGCATCCGATGAGTGCCGCGCGCGTCGAGCGGCTGAAGGCGGAGATGGCGACTCTGCCGAAGCAGACCGTCGAACCCTTTACTTTCGATTGGAAACAGGTGCAGGGTTCACTGAGCGTCTCACGGTAA
- a CDS encoding TIGR00266 family protein codes for MKSEILYPGAFPMVRVELSAGETIKAESGAMVASSPTIDVESKMEGGFLGALSRKFLTGEKFFFQTLRATRGAGEVLLAPTVPGDIVVIELDGLNEYIVQKDGFLAGAETVKIDSQMQSLSRGLLGGEGFFILKLSGKGTLVLNSFGAIHRIELKPDQEYIVDNSHLVAWSATTSYHVERAAAGWVASFTSGEGFVCRFQGPGVVYIQSRNPGGFGHWLRQFIPVSE; via the coding sequence ATGAAAAGCGAGATTCTCTATCCGGGGGCATTTCCGATGGTCCGCGTCGAATTGTCGGCGGGTGAAACCATCAAGGCCGAATCAGGCGCGATGGTGGCGTCCTCTCCGACGATCGACGTCGAAAGCAAGATGGAGGGAGGATTCCTGGGGGCCCTGTCGCGCAAGTTTCTGACGGGAGAGAAATTCTTTTTTCAGACGCTGCGAGCCACCCGAGGCGCGGGCGAAGTCCTGCTGGCGCCGACGGTGCCCGGGGACATCGTGGTGATCGAGCTCGACGGGCTCAATGAATATATCGTGCAGAAAGACGGATTTCTCGCCGGCGCCGAAACGGTGAAGATCGACAGCCAGATGCAAAGCCTCAGCCGCGGCCTGCTTGGCGGTGAGGGGTTCTTTATCCTCAAACTCAGCGGCAAGGGGACCTTGGTGTTGAACAGCTTTGGCGCGATTCATCGAATCGAGCTGAAGCCCGATCAGGAATACATCGTCGATAACAGCCATTTGGTCGCTTGGTCCGCGACGACTTCCTACCATGTCGAACGGGCTGCCGCCGGGTGGGTCGCGAGTTTCACGTCGGGAGAAGGGTTTGTCTGCCGATTCCAGGGACCCGGCGTCGTTTACATCCAAAGCCGAAATCCCGGGGGGTTCGGCCATTGGCTCAGGCAGTTTATCCCCGTTTCCGAGTAG
- a CDS encoding amidohydrolase family protein, translating to MPPQRTGTSGPVIKGSLSETPIPTRNVSNGEFLPVPQTLHQRHVEYRAQRLADRAAQRLGVSRREFLRGTGGLAAVLLAMNGVFGRFFGIGPVELFEPSAFAEQRGDPYFIFDVQNHYVSSEYDPSDAESQRKGAVSKQALIALRRRVRETGVNPALTGDRGTIDDLSWRNFVKEVFLDSETSIGLISTPPGPYPQAAVVPPREMAHIRDEINRLAGSRRMLAHGLATPQLGSADLDFMAMQAETLGVEAWKCYTGACPKGFERGWWMDDEAVAYPMLEQARKLNVKRVCVHKGLPLGPVPDYNHPKDLIKAAKDFPDITFLVYHSGFKTVAGIDDVFARSGEIPWTTEFCSMKKHEPGLTNIYMELGSTFAQLVTAHPGTCAHLIGQIVEAFGVDHVLWGTDSIWSGSPQWQIEAFRRFQMPDEFIERYRYQPLTRDVKAKIFGLNAARVFDVDVTATRLDVPRDYLGRMRMSYLEEGPLPSHRLYGWVAG from the coding sequence ATGCCGCCGCAGCGCACCGGAACATCGGGCCCAGTCATCAAGGGATCGTTGTCTGAGACGCCGATTCCCACACGCAACGTATCCAACGGAGAATTCCTTCCCGTTCCTCAGACTCTCCACCAACGCCATGTCGAATACCGGGCCCAGCGCCTGGCTGACCGGGCAGCCCAGCGTCTCGGCGTCTCCAGGCGCGAGTTTCTTCGAGGTACGGGCGGCCTCGCCGCCGTGCTGTTGGCGATGAACGGAGTGTTCGGCCGATTTTTCGGAATCGGACCTGTGGAGCTGTTCGAGCCGTCGGCTTTTGCCGAGCAACGGGGCGATCCATATTTTATCTTCGACGTGCAGAATCACTATGTCAGCTCGGAGTACGATCCGAGCGATGCAGAGAGTCAACGGAAGGGCGCGGTATCAAAGCAGGCATTGATCGCACTGAGACGGCGAGTTCGCGAGACCGGCGTCAATCCCGCCTTGACCGGAGACCGCGGAACAATTGACGATCTGTCATGGCGAAACTTCGTGAAGGAAGTGTTTCTCGACAGTGAGACGTCGATCGGCTTGATCAGCACGCCCCCCGGTCCCTATCCCCAGGCCGCGGTCGTTCCTCCGAGGGAAATGGCGCACATCCGCGACGAAATCAACCGGCTGGCCGGCTCGCGCCGAATGCTCGCCCACGGACTGGCGACTCCGCAGTTGGGCTCGGCCGACCTCGACTTCATGGCCATGCAGGCCGAAACGTTGGGAGTCGAAGCCTGGAAATGCTACACCGGAGCCTGCCCGAAGGGATTCGAACGTGGATGGTGGATGGACGACGAGGCGGTCGCATATCCGATGCTCGAACAGGCGAGAAAGCTGAACGTCAAACGGGTCTGCGTCCACAAAGGCCTCCCGCTGGGTCCCGTGCCGGACTACAACCATCCGAAGGATCTCATCAAGGCGGCCAAAGATTTTCCCGACATCACGTTTTTGGTCTATCACTCCGGTTTCAAAACCGTGGCCGGGATCGACGACGTCTTTGCCCGGTCGGGTGAGATTCCATGGACGACGGAATTTTGCAGTATGAAGAAGCATGAGCCGGGACTGACCAATATTTACATGGAACTTGGTTCGACGTTCGCGCAGTTGGTGACGGCTCATCCCGGAACATGCGCTCATCTCATCGGACAAATCGTCGAGGCGTTCGGGGTCGATCATGTCCTGTGGGGAACGGATTCAATTTGGTCCGGATCGCCCCAGTGGCAGATCGAAGCGTTCCGGCGATTTCAGATGCCCGACGAATTCATCGAGCGGTATCGCTATCAGCCGTTGACCCGTGACGTGAAAGCCAAGATCTTCGGATTGAATGCGGCACGGGTGTTCGACGTCGACGTGACGGCCACTCGGCTGGACGTCCCTCGCGATTATCTGGGACGAATGAGAATGAGTTATCTTGAGGAAGGCCCGTTGCCCAGTCACAGACTGTACGGCTGGGTGGCGGGTTAG
- a CDS encoding tetratricopeptide repeat protein, with translation MRTDKRTSHKTDKKPAAKGIKGVVGYSKKSALLEEAITHMNAGKYGRSSASLKELLALDPQNMEARRLFATLHLRLGSLVTAREAFESLANEAIGRQDYWLAESLLREYLAAGPRCIPFLELLAHVYEEKGDAMAAVAELGKAVEILLEDPDPDHPQKPSQLYGRIRELAPASLVAFQFASSFDIQTGEFRRQPREVEPPRGGEEISRVETATFSDRTDSSVEVMPWEHLEEPVAPASSAAGSPFDPPVLDDHPAASIPEPRVADVGEHIAESELSPPAPVAVPIQTPDIASGWSVTPMDDLAADEAVVDESLTTSDRLPEASSLPMAPLDESDHGFAQASLSAPESVYDLTDSAASIDASMPEPETLLSRMPWEHVADAGLQIVEPEPPPVADELVVTESSFDEPVLPESEPALPPAVPIESSSVLLPPSDEYRDPIEQRDLAAAETTVQPAESKTESSPTPTPSSPLSFSWNAIFDSAWKIAAGTTAPSTPDMAKESELTSPSMPDSLPLLQQRESSESSEEPPASHAGGHAVELSVPEPPPEFSIEPAPHPLPPSSDALWPSTDPEPLETPSTSFPSSPERDESRPVEELRTLSSMDTDSLASSAAIGDPIVEAQDMSRVPLDPAQSDAAPSMTPPEFRLASGNETSPDASDPAPVPDALLNSTAPDAPITDVTSESMMPSSDMDPRWSTGEVAVQHHRPTIEKKKWEAPPAVVTEPPRAAAEAESLIEPVSELSRGWEAPGSDEAVAAVLPAPVVEEVVPPPQDMRPEWAQASDAIVLEPSVDQTPVTPLLRSESVPSVEEPGRSPVAAAVDALFGSTGQSQPIHTMERTTPPRSGPRWSARLSRLRFTVVSLIGSSFSTTRAFAVLCLSLGIFGVVVLALGVGLLAVSWIAMEEAPTPRYQALTAGPQRTITDPKNNGFLLLLGFDTPSDGDPLKAGYERKPGEQDVFQSQVCASEQDVTPSASGGSSPSSVVGGWFKSANPVAQAKAGSDVFRSLLAKEATALSRYQQFMGMPFDDWGFGQILSPNCAHILLTHRLYLMEGFNQDVGSGVTRLEKDMESWRTVLGQSKTLMMKMLAVGAVQDDVRLASSVLTRPEADATVINRLSKIVRPLDQLELSVRWPMQSQFVWATGRVPADLEQYAQEDHPLYLSMAAAMPLPVQRRANAYADYYEAANKAVAEGRYVNLPKRSQFVRTSATSIVDYWANPLEHIVGIDPLPSWEPYVGRMVETDAQLRLASLQVWVRRGPQEGDVMTRLAKAGQAYYDPFTGFPMLVNQERRLLYSVGRDGRDQGGDPAQDVVVAISSLQPAGESKRASR, from the coding sequence GTGCGGACCGACAAACGAACGTCACACAAAACCGATAAGAAACCCGCGGCTAAGGGGATCAAGGGCGTCGTCGGGTATAGCAAGAAAAGCGCTCTCCTCGAAGAAGCCATCACCCACATGAACGCCGGCAAGTACGGCCGGTCGTCCGCCTCGCTCAAGGAACTGCTGGCGCTCGATCCTCAGAATATGGAGGCGCGCCGACTCTTTGCCACGTTGCACCTCCGACTGGGCAGCCTGGTGACGGCGAGAGAAGCGTTCGAATCCTTGGCGAACGAGGCGATCGGCCGACAGGATTACTGGTTGGCGGAATCGCTTCTAAGGGAATATCTCGCCGCGGGTCCTCGATGCATACCCTTTCTTGAACTCCTCGCGCACGTGTACGAGGAGAAAGGGGATGCCATGGCGGCCGTGGCCGAACTGGGCAAAGCAGTCGAAATTCTCTTGGAAGATCCCGATCCTGACCACCCCCAGAAACCCTCACAGCTCTATGGAAGAATCAGGGAGCTGGCCCCGGCCAGCCTCGTGGCGTTTCAGTTCGCCTCCTCATTTGACATCCAGACCGGCGAATTTCGACGGCAGCCTCGTGAAGTCGAGCCGCCGCGCGGCGGAGAAGAGATCTCGCGGGTCGAGACGGCGACCTTCTCGGATAGAACGGATTCTTCAGTGGAAGTCATGCCGTGGGAACACCTGGAGGAGCCTGTCGCGCCGGCTTCTTCAGCCGCAGGATCGCCGTTTGATCCTCCGGTTCTCGACGATCATCCGGCTGCCTCAATCCCTGAGCCTCGCGTGGCTGATGTGGGTGAGCACATCGCCGAGAGCGAATTATCGCCGCCTGCACCAGTCGCGGTTCCAATTCAGACCCCGGACATCGCTTCCGGCTGGAGCGTGACGCCAATGGACGACCTCGCCGCGGATGAGGCAGTCGTCGACGAATCACTGACGACGTCGGACCGGCTGCCTGAAGCGTCATCGCTCCCGATGGCACCTCTCGATGAGTCGGATCATGGATTTGCCCAGGCAAGCCTCTCCGCTCCGGAGTCCGTTTACGATCTCACAGATTCGGCGGCTTCGATCGATGCGTCCATGCCCGAGCCTGAGACGTTGCTGTCACGGATGCCTTGGGAGCACGTGGCGGATGCGGGTCTTCAAATTGTCGAGCCGGAACCTCCCCCTGTTGCCGACGAGCTGGTCGTGACGGAGTCATCGTTCGACGAGCCGGTGCTTCCAGAATCCGAACCGGCCTTGCCGCCGGCCGTACCCATCGAATCGTCATCGGTTTTGCTTCCTCCTTCTGATGAGTATCGTGATCCCATCGAGCAACGAGACTTGGCAGCAGCCGAGACGACCGTTCAACCAGCCGAATCCAAAACTGAATCTTCGCCCACTCCGACGCCATCGTCCCCCCTGTCTTTTTCCTGGAATGCCATCTTCGATTCCGCCTGGAAGATTGCAGCCGGCACGACGGCGCCCAGCACTCCGGATATGGCGAAAGAATCCGAATTGACGTCGCCCTCCATGCCGGACAGTCTGCCACTGTTGCAGCAGCGCGAATCGTCGGAGAGTTCCGAGGAGCCGCCAGCGTCGCATGCCGGTGGCCATGCAGTCGAACTTTCCGTGCCCGAGCCACCGCCGGAGTTTTCGATCGAACCGGCACCTCATCCCTTGCCGCCGTCGAGCGATGCACTTTGGCCGAGCACGGATCCGGAGCCCCTTGAGACCCCGTCGACGAGCTTCCCGTCGAGTCCGGAGCGTGACGAATCTCGTCCGGTCGAGGAACTTCGGACTCTAAGTTCGATGGATACGGACTCCCTTGCATCCTCTGCGGCAATCGGCGATCCGATCGTAGAGGCGCAAGATATGAGTCGTGTTCCGTTGGACCCGGCCCAATCCGATGCCGCTCCGTCAATGACTCCCCCGGAATTCCGACTTGCCTCCGGCAATGAAACAAGTCCTGATGCTTCCGATCCGGCTCCTGTTCCGGACGCGCTCCTCAATAGCACGGCGCCGGATGCTCCCATCACGGATGTGACGAGCGAGTCCATGATGCCCTCAAGCGACATGGACCCCCGATGGAGCACCGGAGAGGTCGCGGTCCAACATCATCGTCCGACCATCGAAAAGAAGAAATGGGAAGCTCCGCCGGCCGTTGTGACCGAACCTCCGCGAGCCGCGGCGGAGGCGGAATCACTCATCGAACCGGTTTCCGAGTTATCGCGGGGATGGGAAGCCCCTGGATCGGATGAAGCCGTGGCCGCCGTCCTTCCGGCACCTGTCGTGGAAGAAGTAGTCCCGCCGCCCCAAGACATGAGACCGGAGTGGGCGCAAGCCAGTGACGCGATCGTCCTTGAGCCGTCAGTGGACCAGACACCAGTGACCCCGCTGCTTCGGTCCGAATCGGTCCCCTCCGTTGAAGAACCGGGCCGCTCACCGGTTGCGGCCGCTGTTGATGCGCTCTTCGGAAGCACCGGTCAAAGCCAGCCCATCCACACGATGGAACGGACAACTCCACCGAGATCCGGGCCGCGTTGGTCCGCCCGCTTGAGCCGACTTCGGTTCACCGTGGTATCCCTCATCGGTTCCAGCTTTTCGACGACCAGAGCTTTCGCCGTGTTGTGCCTCAGCCTCGGGATATTCGGTGTAGTCGTCCTTGCGCTCGGCGTGGGACTGCTCGCCGTCTCATGGATCGCGATGGAAGAGGCCCCAACGCCGCGCTATCAGGCGCTCACGGCGGGTCCGCAGCGGACGATCACCGACCCCAAGAATAACGGGTTTCTTCTGCTCCTGGGATTCGATACTCCATCAGACGGTGATCCGCTGAAAGCCGGATATGAGCGTAAGCCGGGCGAACAAGATGTCTTCCAATCCCAAGTCTGTGCGTCGGAGCAGGATGTCACGCCCTCGGCTTCCGGTGGCTCCTCGCCGTCAAGTGTCGTCGGCGGCTGGTTCAAGAGCGCCAATCCGGTCGCTCAAGCGAAGGCAGGGTCGGATGTATTCCGATCGCTTCTGGCCAAAGAGGCCACGGCACTCTCTCGATATCAACAATTCATGGGGATGCCCTTTGACGATTGGGGATTCGGGCAGATCCTCAGTCCCAACTGTGCGCACATTCTTCTGACCCACCGATTGTATCTCATGGAGGGCTTCAATCAGGATGTCGGATCGGGGGTGACGAGACTGGAGAAAGACATGGAGTCATGGCGAACGGTATTGGGGCAATCCAAGACGCTCATGATGAAGATGTTGGCCGTCGGGGCGGTGCAGGATGACGTGAGGCTGGCCTCGTCGGTCTTGACCCGTCCCGAGGCGGATGCGACGGTGATCAACCGCCTGTCGAAGATCGTGCGCCCGCTCGATCAACTGGAATTGTCCGTTCGATGGCCGATGCAAAGCCAGTTTGTGTGGGCCACAGGACGCGTTCCGGCCGACCTGGAGCAGTATGCCCAGGAGGACCATCCGCTCTACCTGTCGATGGCGGCTGCCATGCCTCTGCCGGTGCAGCGGCGCGCGAACGCCTATGCGGACTACTATGAAGCTGCCAATAAAGCCGTTGCCGAGGGACGGTACGTGAATCTTCCCAAGCGTTCGCAGTTTGTCAGAACTTCCGCCACGAGCATCGTTGATTACTGGGCCAACCCCCTCGAGCACATCGTCGGAATCGACCCATTGCCCTCCTGGGAACCGTACGTCGGCCGTATGGTGGAAACCGATGCGCAATTGCGGCTGGCCAGCCTCCAAGTCTGGGTTCGCCGGGGGCCTCAGGAAGGAGACGTCATGACGCGTCTTGCCAAGGCCGGACAGGCGTATTATGACCCGTTTACCGGATTCCCCATGCTGGTCAATCAAGAGAGGCGGCTCTTGTACAGTGTGGGTCGAGACGGAAGGGATCAGGGGGGGGATCCCGCGCAGGACGTGGTCGTTGCCATTTCATCTCTGCAACCCGCGGGCGAGTCCAAACGGGCTTCCCGGTAA